The following proteins come from a genomic window of Paenibacillus swuensis:
- the rplJ gene encoding 50S ribosomal protein L10, with translation MANTKIIEQKELRVGEVATKLRESSCTVVADYRGLNVSQITELRKQLREAGIEFQVLKNSLTRRATAQTELTELDEHLTGPTAIAFSTGDLVAPAKILTAFAKKNDALKVKGGVVEGRVVGYDQIKALADLPSRDGLLSMLLSVLQAPVRNFALAVKAVSEKQEA, from the coding sequence TTGGCAAATACCAAGATTATTGAACAGAAAGAATTACGTGTTGGTGAAGTGGCAACGAAATTGCGCGAGAGCAGTTGTACCGTTGTTGCGGATTACCGCGGATTGAATGTTTCCCAAATTACTGAGCTTCGTAAGCAGCTTCGTGAAGCGGGAATTGAATTCCAAGTGCTGAAGAATTCTTTAACTAGACGTGCTACGGCGCAAACCGAGTTGACAGAATTAGACGAACACCTTACGGGTCCTACGGCGATCGCTTTCTCTACTGGCGATTTGGTAGCCCCAGCGAAAATCCTAACGGCTTTCGCGAAGAAGAACGACGCTCTTAAAGTTAAAGGCGGCGTTGTGGAAGGTCGCGTAGTTGGCTACGATCAGATCAAAGCTCTAGCAGACCTGCCATCCAGAGACGGACTTCTTTCCATGTTGCTTAGCGTACTTCAAGCTCCGGTTCGCAACTTTGCCCTTGCGGTTAAAGCTGTATCCGAGAAGCAAGAAGCTTAA
- the rplK gene encoding 50S ribosomal protein L11, with amino-acid sequence MAKKVIKMVKLQIPAGKANPAPPVGPALGQAGVNIMAFCKEFNARTADQAGLIIPVVITVFEDRSFTFETKTPPAAVLLRVAAGIAKGSGEPNKKKVATVKRAKVREIAEQKMPDLNAASVEAAMLMVEGTARSMGIVVED; translated from the coding sequence ATGGCTAAAAAGGTTATCAAGATGGTGAAATTGCAGATTCCTGCAGGTAAAGCGAATCCAGCTCCTCCGGTAGGTCCGGCGTTGGGTCAAGCAGGTGTCAACATTATGGCTTTCTGTAAAGAGTTTAACGCTCGTACCGCAGATCAAGCAGGTCTTATTATTCCTGTTGTTATCACTGTATTCGAGGATCGTTCCTTTACATTCGAAACCAAGACTCCACCGGCTGCTGTATTGCTTCGTGTAGCTGCGGGAATCGCTAAAGGTTCCGGCGAACCGAACAAGAAGAAAGTCGCAACAGTGAAACGCGCGAAAGTTCGCGAAATCGCTGAACAGAAAATGCCTGACCTTAACGCAGCGTCCGTTGAAGCGGCAATGCTGATGGTTGAAGGTACTGCCCGTTCCATGGGTATCGTAGTCGAAGACTAG
- the rplA gene encoding 50S ribosomal protein L1, which translates to MPKHGKKYVEAAKLIDSEATYESLEAIELVKKAATAKFDETVEVAVRLGVDPRKQDQAVRGVVVLPHGTGKTKRVLVFAKGEKAKEAEAAGADFVGDQDLINKIQQGWFEFDVCVATPDMMAEVGKLGRVLGGKGLMPNPKAGTVTFDVTKAVQEIKAGKIEYRLDKAGQIHAPIGKVSFDAEKLNENFRTLVEALNRAKPAAAKGIYLKNIAVSSTMGPSARVNVQSFR; encoded by the coding sequence ATGCCGAAACACGGAAAGAAATATGTAGAAGCAGCAAAGCTGATCGACAGCGAAGCGACTTACGAGTCTCTTGAAGCGATTGAGCTTGTTAAGAAAGCAGCGACTGCCAAGTTCGACGAGACCGTTGAAGTTGCAGTTCGTCTGGGCGTAGATCCAAGAAAACAAGACCAGGCTGTTCGTGGCGTAGTTGTATTGCCGCACGGAACTGGTAAGACTAAACGTGTCCTTGTTTTCGCGAAAGGTGAGAAAGCGAAAGAGGCGGAAGCTGCTGGAGCGGACTTCGTTGGCGATCAAGACCTGATCAACAAAATCCAACAAGGCTGGTTCGAGTTTGATGTCTGCGTAGCTACACCTGACATGATGGCTGAAGTCGGTAAACTGGGTCGTGTACTCGGTGGTAAAGGCCTAATGCCAAACCCTAAAGCTGGCACGGTAACTTTCGATGTAACCAAAGCGGTTCAGGAGATCAAAGCGGGTAAAATCGAATACCGTCTGGATAAAGCAGGACAAATCCACGCGCCAATCGGTAAAGTATCCTTCGATGCAGAGAAGTTGAACGAGAACTTCCGTACACTTGTTGAAGCATTGAACAGAGCTAAACCGGCTGCGGCGAAAGGCATCTACTTGAAGAACATTGCTGTTTCTTCGACAATGGGCCCGAGCGCACGCGTTAACGTACAATCTTTCAGATAA
- a CDS encoding class I SAM-dependent methyltransferase: MSEHYYTNKPSTVHKRHTIEQELVGRKFTFVTDSGVFSKTGVDYGSKVLIQHMSIPEHAEVLDVGCGYGPIGLAAATLASAGRVTMVDINERAVELAKENATRNGISNVDIMQSDALESLQGRTFDIILTNPPIRAGKDVVHSIFEQSANHLKPGGQLWVVIQKKQGAPSALSKLEDLFSNVEEKAKDKGYRIFCAKKAD; this comes from the coding sequence ATGTCGGAACACTATTATACGAATAAACCTTCTACCGTTCACAAGCGACATACGATTGAACAAGAGCTCGTGGGCCGCAAGTTTACATTCGTGACGGATAGCGGTGTTTTCTCCAAAACAGGTGTCGATTATGGTAGCAAAGTGCTGATTCAGCATATGTCCATTCCTGAGCATGCTGAAGTGCTGGATGTAGGTTGCGGATACGGTCCAATCGGATTAGCGGCAGCAACGCTTGCATCTGCAGGCCGGGTCACCATGGTGGACATTAATGAGCGTGCCGTGGAACTCGCTAAAGAAAATGCGACACGCAACGGGATCTCAAATGTAGACATTATGCAAAGCGATGCGCTTGAAAGTCTGCAAGGCAGAACTTTCGACATCATTCTGACCAATCCGCCAATTCGCGCCGGTAAAGACGTGGTACACTCGATCTTCGAGCAATCTGCGAATCATCTGAAGCCCGGAGGTCAGCTGTGGGTTGTCATCCAGAAGAAGCAAGGCGCCCCGTCAGCCTTATCGAAACTGGAGGATTTATTCTCTAATGTAGAGGAGAAAGCTAAGGACAAGGGATATCGCATTTTTTGCGCAAAAAAAGCAGATTGA
- the nusG gene encoding transcription termination/antitermination protein NusG, giving the protein MEKRWYVVHTYSGYENKVKANLEKRVESMSMTDKIFRVLVPMEEEIVNKDGKKKTVMRKVYPGYVLVEMIQTDDSWYVVRNTPGVTGFVGSTGAGSKPTALLPEEVESILKHMGMEEPKAKIDFELKENVRVKVGPFANFVGSVEEILVDKMKLKVHVNMFGRETPLELDFTQVEKI; this is encoded by the coding sequence ATGGAGAAAAGATGGTATGTAGTTCATACCTATTCCGGGTATGAGAACAAAGTGAAAGCCAATTTAGAGAAGCGTGTCGAATCTATGAGTATGACCGACAAGATTTTCCGCGTGCTTGTTCCGATGGAAGAAGAGATTGTGAACAAGGACGGGAAGAAGAAGACCGTTATGCGTAAAGTATATCCGGGCTATGTCCTAGTAGAAATGATTCAGACAGATGATTCTTGGTACGTTGTGCGTAACACTCCAGGGGTTACCGGCTTCGTAGGGTCCACGGGTGCAGGCTCCAAGCCTACAGCTTTGCTTCCTGAAGAAGTTGAATCCATCCTCAAGCATATGGGTATGGAAGAGCCGAAGGCGAAGATTGACTTCGAACTGAAGGAGAACGTACGCGTGAAGGTTGGGCCTTTCGCGAACTTTGTCGGGTCTGTGGAAGAAATTCTCGTGGACAAGATGAAGTTGAAAGTGCATGTGAATATGTTCGGCAGAGAAACGCCGCTAGAATTGGATTTCACGCAAGTAGAGAAGATTTAA
- the rplL gene encoding 50S ribosomal protein L7/L12 — translation MSNEQILEAIKGMTILELNDLVKAIEEEFGVTAAAPVAVGGGAAAAEVEEQSEFDVILNNAGASKINVIKAVRELTGLGLKEAKDLVDNAPKAIKEKVGKEEADAVKAKLEEAGASVEVK, via the coding sequence ATGAGTAACGAGCAAATCCTAGAAGCGATTAAAGGTATGACTATTCTTGAACTGAACGACCTGGTAAAAGCAATTGAAGAAGAATTCGGCGTAACAGCAGCAGCACCAGTAGCTGTGGGCGGCGGCGCAGCAGCAGCTGAAGTTGAAGAGCAATCCGAGTTTGACGTAATCCTTAACAACGCTGGCGCATCCAAAATCAACGTAATCAAAGCTGTTCGCGAACTTACAGGCCTTGGTCTGAAAGAAGCGAAAGACTTGGTTGATAACGCTCCTAAAGCAATCAAAGAAAAAGTTGGCAAAGAAGAAGCAGACGCGGTTAAAGCTAAGCTTGAAGAAGCCGGCGCATCCGTAGAAGTTAAATAA
- the rpoB gene encoding DNA-directed RNA polymerase subunit beta, protein MRGEFKLAGQLVQLGRRTRRSYARIEEVLEVPNLIEIQQKSYEWFLEEGLREMFQDISPIQDFTGNLVLEFIDYSLGEPKYSVDESKERDVTYAAPLRVKVRLINKETGEVKEQEVFMGDFPLMTDTGTFIINGAERVIVSQLVRSPSVYFSTKVDKNGKKTYTATVIPNRGAWLELETDAKDIIYVRIDRTRKIPVTVLLRALGFGTDAEIIELLGEDEYIRNTLDKDSTDSTEKALIEIYERLRPGEPPTLDNARSLLVARFFDPKRYDLANVGRYKINKKLHIKNRLFNQRLAETLVDPETGEIIAEAGQMIDRRLLDEILPSLEKNVGFREHRIAAGVQDADSIPLQTISVFAPDEDGRVIKIISNGIIDKSIKNITSSDIIASINYFMNLLHGIGSTDDIDHLGNRRLRSVGELLQNQFRIGLSRMERVVRERMSIQDANVITPQALINIRPVIASIKEFFGSSQLSQFMDQTNPLAELTHKRRLSALGPGGLTRERAGFEVRDVHHSHYGRMCPIETPEGPNIGLINSLSTFARINEYGFIEAPYRWVDPKTGKVTEQISYLTADEEDNYVVAQANVPLEADGTFAEDMVIVRYNKQADNILTMPRERVDYMDVSPKQVVSVATALIPFLENDDSNRALMGSNMQRQAVPLLIPKSPLVGTGMEHKSAKDSGVCIVAKHDGIIEKVSANEIWLRRQEMVDGKLVNGDIVKHKLHKFMRSNQGTCINQRPICHKGEIIKKGDILADGPSTEMGELALGRNVVVAFMTWEGYNYEDAILLSEKLVKEDVYTSIHIEEYESEARDTKLGPEEITRDIPNVGEDALKNLDERGIIRVGAEIAAGDILVGKVTPKGVTELTAEERLLHAIFGEKAREVRDTSLRVPHGTDGIVVDVKVFTRENGDELPPGVNQLVRAYIAQKRKISEGDKMAGRHGNKGVIARILPEEDMPFLPDGTPVEVVLNPLGVPSRMNIGQVLEVHLGMAAKALGIYTASPVFDGAREYDVFDAMEEAGMQRNGKTVLYDGRTGDTFEREVTVGVMYMIKLAHMVDDKIHARSTGPYSLVTQQPLGGKAQFGGQRFGEMEVWALEAYGAAYTLQEILTVKSDDVVGRVKTYESIVKGENVPEPGVPESFKVLIKELQSLGMDVKILTKNEEEIEMKELDDEDDTTSDKLNLNLEGAEAGVE, encoded by the coding sequence ATGAGGGGTGAGTTTAAGTTGGCAGGTCAACTTGTTCAATTAGGAAGACGCACTCGGAGAAGTTATGCCAGAATCGAAGAAGTGCTAGAAGTTCCGAACCTGATCGAAATCCAACAGAAATCCTATGAGTGGTTTCTGGAAGAGGGATTGCGAGAGATGTTTCAAGATATTTCTCCGATTCAGGATTTCACAGGCAACCTGGTTCTGGAGTTTATTGACTACAGTCTGGGCGAACCGAAGTATTCTGTCGATGAGTCCAAGGAACGAGACGTAACCTATGCGGCACCGCTGCGTGTTAAAGTGCGTCTAATCAATAAGGAAACCGGCGAAGTCAAGGAACAAGAAGTGTTCATGGGTGACTTCCCGCTGATGACCGATACGGGTACCTTTATTATTAACGGTGCGGAACGGGTTATCGTCAGCCAGCTGGTTCGCTCTCCTAGCGTCTATTTTAGCACAAAAGTCGACAAGAATGGGAAGAAAACATATACAGCTACCGTTATCCCTAACCGCGGTGCTTGGTTGGAGCTGGAGACCGATGCGAAGGATATTATCTATGTCCGTATTGATCGCACAAGAAAGATTCCGGTCACAGTTCTGTTAAGAGCATTGGGTTTTGGTACGGATGCAGAAATTATCGAATTGCTCGGTGAAGACGAGTATATTCGGAATACGCTGGATAAGGATAGCACGGATTCTACCGAAAAAGCATTAATCGAGATTTACGAGCGTCTTCGCCCGGGCGAACCTCCTACACTGGATAATGCGAGAAGCTTATTGGTCGCGCGTTTCTTTGATCCGAAGCGTTATGATCTTGCGAATGTCGGTAGATATAAGATAAACAAAAAACTACACATTAAAAACAGATTGTTTAATCAACGTCTTGCTGAGACGCTGGTAGACCCGGAAACAGGCGAGATTATCGCTGAAGCCGGTCAAATGATCGATCGTCGTCTACTAGACGAGATTCTGCCTAGTTTGGAGAAGAACGTAGGTTTCAGAGAGCACCGCATAGCTGCGGGCGTTCAAGATGCGGACAGCATTCCTCTTCAAACGATCAGTGTATTTGCACCGGATGAAGATGGTCGTGTAATCAAGATTATCTCGAACGGTATTATCGATAAGAGCATCAAGAACATTACATCATCCGATATTATCGCTTCGATTAACTATTTCATGAATCTGTTGCATGGCATCGGCAGCACGGATGATATTGACCATTTGGGCAATCGTCGTTTGCGTTCCGTCGGTGAACTCCTTCAGAATCAATTCCGTATCGGTTTATCCCGGATGGAACGTGTGGTTCGTGAGAGAATGTCCATTCAGGACGCTAATGTAATTACGCCTCAAGCGCTGATCAACATACGGCCCGTGATTGCGTCCATTAAAGAGTTCTTCGGAAGCTCCCAACTCTCGCAATTTATGGATCAAACGAATCCGCTGGCTGAACTTACGCACAAACGTCGTCTGTCCGCTCTCGGACCCGGCGGTTTGACTCGTGAGCGCGCGGGCTTTGAAGTTCGTGACGTCCATCACTCTCACTACGGCCGTATGTGCCCGATTGAGACTCCTGAGGGACCGAACATCGGTTTGATTAACTCCTTGTCCACCTTCGCTCGAATTAACGAGTATGGCTTCATTGAGGCGCCTTACCGTTGGGTTGATCCGAAGACAGGAAAGGTAACGGAACAGATTAGTTACCTGACAGCGGATGAAGAGGATAACTATGTTGTCGCACAAGCGAACGTACCGTTGGAAGCAGATGGAACTTTTGCTGAAGACATGGTTATTGTTCGTTACAATAAGCAAGCGGATAATATCTTGACGATGCCTCGTGAACGCGTGGATTACATGGACGTATCTCCGAAACAGGTTGTGTCGGTAGCGACGGCGCTCATTCCGTTCCTTGAGAACGATGACTCCAACCGCGCCTTGATGGGATCGAACATGCAACGTCAAGCGGTGCCGTTGCTCATACCTAAATCCCCGTTAGTGGGAACAGGTATGGAACATAAGTCGGCGAAAGATTCCGGCGTATGTATCGTGGCTAAGCATGACGGAATCATTGAGAAGGTTTCGGCGAATGAAATCTGGCTTCGTCGTCAGGAAATGGTAGACGGTAAACTTGTAAACGGCGATATCGTGAAGCACAAGCTTCATAAGTTTATGCGTTCCAACCAAGGTACCTGCATCAACCAACGCCCGATCTGCCATAAAGGCGAGATTATCAAGAAGGGTGACATCTTAGCGGACGGACCGTCCACCGAGATGGGTGAACTGGCGCTTGGACGCAACGTAGTTGTAGCGTTCATGACTTGGGAAGGTTACAACTATGAGGATGCGATCCTGCTTAGTGAGAAGCTTGTGAAAGAGGATGTTTACACCTCCATTCACATTGAAGAATACGAGTCCGAAGCGCGGGATACGAAGCTTGGACCAGAAGAGATCACACGCGATATTCCGAACGTCGGTGAAGACGCGTTGAAGAATCTGGATGAGCGCGGAATTATCCGTGTCGGCGCTGAAATCGCAGCCGGCGATATCCTGGTAGGTAAAGTAACGCCGAAGGGTGTTACGGAACTGACCGCGGAAGAGCGCCTATTACACGCCATCTTCGGGGAGAAAGCACGCGAAGTGCGTGACACCTCCTTGCGCGTACCTCACGGAACCGACGGAATCGTCGTTGACGTGAAAGTATTTACCCGTGAGAACGGGGACGAGCTGCCGCCGGGTGTGAACCAGCTGGTTCGCGCATACATCGCGCAGAAGCGTAAAATTTCCGAAGGTGACAAGATGGCCGGACGTCACGGAAACAAGGGTGTTATCGCCCGCATCTTGCCTGAAGAAGATATGCCGTTCCTGCCGGACGGAACGCCTGTTGAAGTTGTTCTGAACCCATTGGGCGTACCTTCCCGTATGAATATCGGACAGGTGCTTGAAGTTCACTTAGGCATGGCTGCCAAAGCATTGGGAATTTACACAGCTTCGCCGGTATTTGACGGCGCGCGTGAGTATGATGTTTTCGACGCCATGGAAGAAGCAGGCATGCAGCGTAACGGTAAGACTGTACTATACGACGGACGGACAGGCGATACGTTTGAACGTGAAGTTACCGTCGGTGTCATGTACATGATTAAACTGGCGCACATGGTTGATGACAAGATCCATGCCCGTTCCACAGGTCCTTACTCTCTCGTTACGCAACAGCCACTGGGCGGTAAAGCTCAATTCGGCGGACAGCGTTTCGGTGAGATGGAAGTTTGGGCACTCGAGGCATACGGAGCCGCTTATACGCTTCAAGAAATCCTTACCGTGAAGTCTGATGATGTGGTCGGCCGTGTGAAAACGTACGAGTCCATCGTCAAAGGCGAGAATGTTCCGGAGCCAGGTGTTCCTGAATCGTTCAAGGTATTGATTAAGGAGCTGCAGAGCTTGGGTATGGATGTCAAGATTCTCACCAAGAATGAAGAAGAAATCGAAATGAAAGAACTCGATG